One genomic window of Octopus sinensis unplaced genomic scaffold, ASM634580v1 Contig18331, whole genome shotgun sequence includes the following:
- the LOC115231367 gene encoding general transcription factor II-I repeat domain-containing protein 2A-like: MAWEFPERPSGKGLLWKQIFHIETITKWGPSGSATIASLRVTRLLVKHKKPFTDGEILKSCFLEAADSLFDGMKNKQEISNCIKELQLSKQSIVRRAESISENVLSQLKKDLYACSCFSLQFDESNDAIDIAQLCVFSRLIFHDLTVKEELFAIIPMKERTTGENIYNSFKTFLLSFELLPLMKKLVSITTDGAPAMIGNQNGFIAFCRKDEHFPKFLSYHCIIHQHALCGKMLNFNYVMETTVKIINSIRAKPLQRRLFRLFLEQVDAIYGDLPLHCDIRWLSKGLILSRFRELLSYIKEFSKENNKNWHFLENPDWLINLAFLTDITSKLNELNLELQGKNRYIIDMISSINAFIMKLELWISQIRKENFTHFPNIEDEFTKQLVNKNHYVNEFAMVLEKIMNEFNNRFSDFKKITILCSFFVSPSMDVDIENISEEFSKMFDVDRRKSQIEIINLKNDITLKLHSNVNMWKFMSQEKYPILIDSYQRILSCFGSTYLSETLFSSMKMIKSQHRTRLTDDHLGDCMRIAKAYTSQNLK, encoded by the coding sequence ATCTGCAACAATTGCATCATTGCGAGTGACTCGTCTCCTCGTAAAACACAAAAAACCTTTCACTGATggggaaattttaaaatcttgttttttGGAAGCTGCCGATTCACTATTTGATGGtatgaaaaataaacaggaaatttCAAATTGCATCAAAGAGCTTCAGCTCTCAAAACAGTCAATTGTCAGAAGGGCTGAAAGCATTTCTGAAAATGTTCTTTCGCAGTTAAAAAAGGATCTTTACGCATGTTCGTGTTTTTCTCTACAGTTTGACGAATCAAACGATGCTATTGATATCGCCCAACTATGTGTATTTTCCCGTTTAATCTTCCATGATCTAACTGTCAAGGAAGAGTTATTTGCTATTATACCTATGAAAGAAAGAACAActggtgaaaatatttataattctttcaaaACGTTTTTGTTATCATTCGAATTATTACCGTTAATGAAGAAACTTGTATCCATAACAACAGATGGAGCCCCTGCAATGATTGGGAATCAAAATGGATTTATTGCATTTTGTCGGAAAGATGAACATTTTCCGAAATTTTTATCATATCATTGCATCATTCACCAACATGCATTATGTGGGAAAAtgttaaatttcaactatgttaTGGAGACAAcagttaaaattattaattccaTCCGAGCCAAGCCCCTACAAAGAAGATTATTTCGACTTTTTCTAGAACAAGTCGATGCAATCTATGGCGATCTACCTTTACATTGTGACATAAGATGGTTAAGCAAGGGATTAATTCTCAGTCGTTTCAGAGAATTATTATCATACATTAAAGAATTTTctaaagaaaacaacaagaatTGGCATTTTCTTGAAAATCCTGATTGGCTAATAAACTTGGCATTTTTAACCGATATTACCAGCAAACTGAATGAACTCAATTTAGAATTACAGGGAAAGAATAGATATATTATCGATATGATCAGTTCAATAAATGCTTTCATAATGAAGTTGGAATTATGGATATCTcaaatcagaaaagaaaattttacccATTTTCCTAACATTGAAGATGAATTCACAAAACAACTTGTGAATAAAAATCATTATGTCAATGAATTTGCTATGGtactagaaaaaataatgaacgaGTTTAATAACAGATTTAGCGATTTCAAGAAAATTACTATATTATGCAGTTTCTTTGTTTCTCCGTCCATGGATGTAGACATCGAAAATATTTCAGAAGAATTTAGCAAGATGTTTGACGTTGATCGAAGAAAAAGtcaaatagaaattataaatctaaaaaaTGACATCACTTTAAAATTACATTCAAATGTCAACATGTGGAAATTTATGTCTCAGGAAAAATATCCAATTTTGATTGATTCGTATCAACGAATTCTTTCATGCTTTGGAAGCACATATTTATCCGAAACATTATTTTCaagtatgaaaatgataaaatctcAACACAGGACACGTTTAACGGATGACCATCTTGGGGATTGCATGAGAATAGCAAAAGCTTATACgagccagaatttgaaataa